The window AAAGGATAAACTCACCTTGCATTTTCCATTGCATTGGAGGATGAAACTAGCTTTTCCTCCAACACCGAGACCTTCTTCCTCAGTTTAGCCTCTCTATCTTCTGCAGCCAGAGCTTCCCGGGTATGAGAGTCTTCTGACTCTAAGAGGTGGTCGCGCAATCTCTGTAGTTCCTGGTTTAACCGGGCTTCTTTGTCTCGTAAACGTTGAACCTAGGGAGAGGAGCTCTCTTTACTTTCCTTCTATGCAATGCAAATCCCCACAAAATATCATTTTTTCCATATTATGTTAACGTATTAGTATGCTGTACCTATATTACTATAATTGTTAattataacatttatttaaatataattattttaatcaatgtattttaattatataaaacatGTTTTACTTAATTATAACAAGCATAATTATTATTAACATtaattatgttatatattatataataatgcATTATTATACTAATACCACACACTGCAAACTATGTTTATGCAGGGAAAACTTCTCCCCAAATTACATTAAAGTTTCCTATGGAAGCTTTACTTCTCCAAGGTCTCATCTGTGTGGGTTTGTAAAGGAAACGGAATTACACAGAAACATTGGGCTCTTATGGCAGAGTACCTTTTCAGTAAATCTCATTTTCTTCATACTTTATGAGTGAAATAATTTCCTTATATGAGAGGCACATATCAcagttttgccttttaaaaactaaattataCTGTGCCCTAGGGAAATTAAAACCCTACTGCAGCACATCACAGGAAGAGAGAACATTTGCCTTAGTTAACAGTTGCTAAACCTACAGTCTGAGTCACTAAAGTATACCTCATTCTGCAGGGTACTGGTTTCCATTTGCTTCTGTTTCAGGGCCAACATAACTTGGTCTCTTTCCTGTTGAAATGTAACTGTCTTCTCCTGCATTGATTTAACTGCATTTAAAAGTTGATTTAGCTCCCCAGCCTTGCCCTTTTGGAAAGAAACAACTTTAGCTTTAAAGAATAATAGATTTTtcaaaaagacattttcttcattaaataattttaaaatatatttagcaGTAACAAAGTCAACAAAATCCAAAGACACTCTGAGAGACAATGAAGGAGATGTGACATCTACATATGGTGTGGTGCCCTACACTACCCAGCATCCTGCAGCAAGGACAAGTGATGAGAACTGTAGAATCCCAACAATGAGCTTCAGCTCCTGCTGCAATGCTGCTTCACAGGCTGTACCGACCACTGACACACGCAAGATACTAAGATGAGCTGCACCAGGTGGGAGTGGCTCCTGTCTTTagacccagcactcagaaggcagaggcaagtgtctggtcagcctggtctacaaagccaggccaggacatccagggctccacagagaagccctgtcttaagTAGATTAAAATTCTCTTTACAGTCTCCACGACTTGTCTATACACCCAAAGCTATGCTAAGAGAAATGTTCactagaaatgttttaaaaggagCCATGTATGgaggtacatgcctttaatcccagcagaggctaGTTCAAGGCCTTCGAGGTTACACAGTAAATTCTAGGCAAGCCAGAATTATGTAATGAGGCTCTATCTCAagaaccccacccccaaaaaaggtTTTCCAGGGGTCTGGGAATCTGGCTTAGTGATGAAAACCGTGCCTAGCACGTATAgggaggccctaggttcaatccctagtacttgaaaagcaaaaaactaaagacagaaaaatgaaagaaacattttaaaatattaggacATGGGCAATATAAAggggaaaatggaagaaatatatgGGGGGACTTTTAATTTGAGAGGGTAACatagaaaaagagaggagggggaggaaggacaaATAAATAATACTAAATGCATGTCACCTGGATATTGGGAGTAACTGACAGATTACTAGGGAATTCACTCCTGGGAGTCTAAACCTAGCCAAGTATCTGTGGCTCATGGGGTCACCGACTCTAAAAGAGAATCCACTATTCCCACTTGACTAAACCGGTTTAATTTCTAAATCCATTCTAAAAACATATGTAGACCCACAGATAATAACCAATCTCACCCCTCATCCAGGAAGCTTATTTTGGGGGCAGGTAGAGATGATTGTAAGAATTTACAACTAGTCAAAATAAAGAGGACAAGCTGGCATGAGGTGTCCATACGGAATTAACTTATCCGTAACACAAtctgcacctaaggctcaggggacaACTCAGGAGAGGAGGAGGTAATCATACATAAACCAGTGAGGTGTCACACCATCAGGTCGGCCATCAAAAAGCCTCAGACTTTAGACAATTTCTGATTTTTGACTAAAGCTGCACAACTGTATAGGTTAAAAAGGTAACTTTAAATTACATAAGAAAATCCCTCCCGAAATTATTTAGATTATACTGTACTTAGTATAACCTAAATATTAAGTAATAGAATATTTAATGTAGAATGTAGATCTTCAGTATAATCTGCATTAACTTAGATCTATAGATGTCAATACATCAGAAGGAAATGGCACCAAATGCCAACACTGCACTTAAAAAAGCACCTGAAGAACTAGAGACATCACTGTCCCACCTCCCAGTTATGCTCTTAGAACCGTAAGGTATGCACCCACTCTCAGTCAAAGACCAGCGGGAAGGTTCATGCTTTAAGACCTATAAGGCAATTATAAACCGGTACAGGCCAGTACCATTGAAGATGAGATCTGAAAGACCTAGGTTAGCTTATAAGGCAGTGGAGGCTGAcgcctgaccctcctgcctccatctcccaagtgctaggctgCGACGGACCATCATGTCTGCACAGCGCATGGACCTTTTGATCAGAAAACTCAGGACTCTTACAGAAAAACGTAACTGACAAAACAAGTCAACCCTAGCAGCACATACATGTTGAAGAAGCAGATGCTGGATTGGGGATTAAGTGAGTGGCACACTGCCTCCCTAGTAAGCATGAGGACTGAAGTTCAACCCCAGCacagccaaaagaaaaaaaaataaactgtggTTGAACATGGTGTCTCCTTTCCAAATGTTTTCTACCAAAGTACAGAACTCACACTAAAAAGTAACTCCAAAGACGTGCTATATACAGTACTTACAGATTATAATAAATCTTCAGTTCTCACTACACTGTAAAAAACTAATAAAGTCCGCTTAGTAAAGGAGCTTGAGGTGAGCAGAGAAGCCAGTGAACTGACACTTTATAGTTAACTGCTATGAGCCTCCATTTTGAGTGAATAAACAACCAAAACATCCCAATATCACCTgctgagaaggaagggaaagttcTATCACAGCAGAGCTCACTCTAAGGAACTAACTTCTCACTGCAGACACCTTTCACATTGGGGATAGATCCACTAGAGTCCATGTAGAGCCAGCCAGAGGGCTCAGTGAGGAAAGGCAGCAAAGCCTAATGGCTTGAGTTTGGTCTGAGGAACTCACATGGTAGAGGAGAACCAACCTTCTAAAGATATCTCTGACTTCCACGTGTTCACTGTGCCAGGAGCAcagccacacaataaacaaataaatactatgTAAAGTCAAGTTAATGGGTTACCCAGCATATTTCTCTAATAGTTTATCACACATTACATGGATAATTTGGGGTTTCTCACACTTTAGTTTttctcatacatatacaaatatacgcACACAGAAGTCACAATGTAAAAGCAGCTTTACCACAGCTCATGGTCCTTTACCACAGTTCATGGTCCTTTACTACAGCTCACGGTCCTTTACTACAGGAATCTCTAAAATGTTGGCCATCTCTAAAACCTAATGAAATATGcctgaaatgtaattaaaatgacTTCAGAATTTCACTGTGATGGGCCAAGGAAACAGCTTGTAGGTAGAATGTTTTCCTAGTGCACGATGTCCTGGGGTTGATACCTACCATCCCCTTAAGAAACACTCTGGTAACTCACTTCTATTATAGGGAAAATGTTATTCGCCACCGAATCTGTTTATACTTAGGAATCGATGAAGGATTAATCTACTACCAAAAGACTTAAAAATATCTAGTAATTTGGAAGAAATTTTTCTAAATGTCTGAAGAAACTGCATGCAAACCAAAATATCCTAAAATTAATATTACTAAGTGAACAGAATTAGTCCCCCTCAGAAACAGCATGAAAAACAGCATATCCCAAAGGCTCCTTTAGCCTCACATTTCTACATATTTCATAAAAACAtacctgttctttttctttcagtagtTGCTCAAAGGCAAGTGCCTTCTCTCTCATCGAATGGCATTCAAACTCCTTTTCTCGTAACATCATGGAAAACTTCATGTTGGTCTCTTGTAACGCCTGGTATTCTGTTTCCTTCCCCTTGGATGCTTCTATTACtttttcattttccccttttaattTAGAAATGTCCATTTCTAAAATCAATATTCTCTCCTTCAAATTTGTCACTGCCTGCCTCAGAAGCTCATTTTCACTCACTTTGTTAGCAAAATTCTCATTTGAAGAATGTAATTGGTCACTTTTGGCTTTGATTAAGAGGTCTTTTTCCTTGAGTAAGTTTTGTAAAACCTCTTGCTTCTCCTTTAGCTGCTTAACTTCTGAATCGGTTTGCTcatgctcttttctttctccctccgaGGAAGCAGCCATGGAGTCAGACAGTCTGTGGTTATTTTCCTGGAGTGTTCTAATTGTGGCATCCTTTTCCTGCAGGGATTTTCTCAGATCATCTACTTCTTGCTGAAGCAAGTGAGAGGACTCATGTGGCCCAGAACACTGGCTTGCTTTAAGAGGCTCTGCTGCCTGAGTGGTGAGTGATGAGCCAGGAGAGAGCTGGGGTGACATACTGTCGAGTTTTCCTAAAAGCAGGTCCTTGGTAGTACAAAGCTGCCCTATGCTGTGCTGAACTTGTGCCAATTCCTGCCCAAAGTTCTTGAGCTTGGTTTCATTCTGCTCGTAACTCTGGATCAGGCCTGTGTAGTTCACCTGCAGCTTAGTGTTGTTATCACTGTCAACCGAAACCTGTGCCTGAAGTTGGTGAAGCTCTTCCTGGAGCTGAGCGGACTCGTGCTGCATGTTCTGCACGGTGGTCATCACTTGCTGTTTCCACTCCTCCATTTTCTTCACCTGCTGCTTCAGTTTATCCCGCTCCTGTAAGAGCTCTTCAAACTGGTTGCTGTTAACCCCTCCAACCTCGCTACCCGTGCCAGAAGTCTGCAGGACTGTCAGCAGGGTCTGGCACTTCTGACTCAGTGCGTCTATCTCAATGTCCTTTTCTCGGATGATCCGGGATAAATTCTGAATAGTTTCTTTAAACATATCTTGACCACTACTTTCAAACCTAGTGGACATTTTTTTATTCTCGTCTTGCAACTTAATAAGGGCTGCTTCTTTGGCACTAAGAATATCGATCATCTTATGATACTCTGATTTTAGCTTGCTATTTTCCCTCGTCTTCTCACTCAAAACCACCATGACTTTCTCTCTTTCCATAGCATATGCCTGCACCTGCTGCTGAAGGTACACAACATCCTGAGAGTAGGACGCCGAGGAGATCCTGGCATGAAGAGCTTGTATCTCCACGTCCTTCTGCTGGATAATCTGAGTGAGCTTGCCGACCTCGTCTTTGGACAGCTGGTCAATCTGCTTGGTTAAAGAGATATTCTTCTCATTCAGAAGCTTGATCTCCAGCTCCCTCTCTTTTATCCCCTTCACTAACCTCTCCGTCTCGGCTTTAGATAGATCATGCTTTTCACTTCCAATTTCTATGTTGAGGCTCTGAACTTTTGTTTCTTGGAAAATATCAGAATTCTCTGTTTGACTGTCCTGCCTTTCTTCCTGCAGCTGGGCTTTTATTTGTTCAATTGTTTTCTGCAAGTTCTTaatttcctcatctttctccaaAAAGAGCCGTGAGTGTGTGATGCTCATCTGTTCATGCTGGTACTTAAACTCATCCATTGCTTTCTTCTGCTCCTGGAGAGACTGAAGCAGCTGCATCTTATTCTGGTTTTGATCTTCAATCATTTTCTggtgatgtttaatttcttcttccaGATGATCCTTGATTGTGTGTAGCTGAGACAGCTCAGATTCGAGCTCCGTGGTGCTGTCAAGAGTTCTAGGCTCAGGCACGGGCACAGCCCGACTCTGCTGCTCCCGCAGCCGCTCGAGCTCCTCCTGCAGGTGATTGTTCTCTTCTTTCATGGATCCTAGACTTCTAtccttttcttctatggtttGCCTTAAAGTCTCGTTTTTCCTTAAGGCCTGAGAACATCTATCTAATTCCCTCTGCAGTTCTGAACTTTTCTCTTTAAGTTTCACGAtacaaatttctttctcatttataaGTTGGGCCAATTGTTTCTGCTCTTCTAAACTAGATGACAGAGTCTCCTTGGTTTGTTTATGATCAGTATCCATTTGCTCGATACTCTTTTTGAGTTCTGCTATTTCAAAGTCTTTTTCTTGATTGAGCTGAATTAATCGCTCCTGTTCCAACTGTAAGGCAGAGGCATCCGGGCTGTGTGTGCTGGACGGTCCCTGGACAGTCTGCCTGtacttcctcccttcttccaaCAGCCTCTTTTCAGCTCGACACGGTTCTGCTTCTAGCTGTGCCTTTTCCCATTCCAGGATGGCAGCTTTTTCCAGAGAAATCTGGTTGTTGCCGGCAACAGATTCTTCCAGCTGATTTCTCACATCTTCACATGCTACAACcaacttttcattttctattctgAGATCAAAAGCAACTTGCTTTAAATGTTCATTGAGCTGTTCTATTTCTGAAAGATTTTGCTTTAAGCTTTGAACTTCAGTCTCCTTTTCTCTGAGTAAGTCATCCTTCAAGTTActgttggagccctgggtttgagACTGAGTTAACTCACTCCTGACTGTGGACAGCTCCTCTTCATTTTGTCTGATATGTTCCCTCAGTTCACGGTTCTCCTTCTGAATGTCGAAATTATTTTTCTCTGATTTACTTAGCTGATCTACTAAATCTTCTACTTTACCTTCAAGCTTCTGCTTGGTTAACTGTAAATCACTTAGGACCTGTTCACTGTgagtcagcttttctttctgtaCGTTTAACTCTTTAATAATGTTCATTTTATCATCCTCAAGCTGATGGGTTCTCTTCTTTTCATCATCCAGCTCTTCTTTCAGTCTCTTGATCACACTATCTCCTTCACTCTGCTGTTTTGATAGCTGCTCTTTTATCAAAATCACATgctgaaagaaaaattaattacaCAGTAACTTTGTGACATTTTCTCATGCTAGAGCctaaaagtaaattttataaaatttcataTATAATAGAATAATAATCTGATAACTTTAATCTACTTAAAAACAACTTTCTATCCCACCATGTCTCAcaaataatttacaaaaaaatcaattataTTATTTTAGGGGTAAGAATCTAAAATCAAAAAGGACTCTAGCTTTTTTAAACACCATACATATTCTGTTTCCAACTTTTAAACACAAGAGCAGGCTTCAACAAACAGTAGCCCACGGCTGCTGCCTGTCTGTGTATAGCATTCACAAAGCCATGCTAACTTGTTCACACCTCCTAACTCAGAGTTGAATGGCTGCAAATGAGGTGTTCTGCAAATCCAAACACACTGTACTAACTAGCACTTTAAAGACAGCGGTAAGTCCCTCATTAGATCATACACGAATAAATTATGAAACCACAAAATGTTGTCTCTATCTAATAGTTGAGCACCCAGACGACAAACTGTGGAGTGTGCCCCTCAGGCCGCATCATATGGAACGCACTGTTACCTTAGTAGCCTCTTGGTTCTGCTTGTCCAGTTCTTCCAATTCAGCCATGAGGATCTCATTCTCATGAATACTCTGGTTCAACTCTTGCTCCTTCGCCTCCAGGTTATGTTTTAAGTCATGTACTTGAGAAGACAAATCTGAGTCCCTTGTAGCTGTACTTTTAATGACTTCGTATTCATGGCTCAGCCTGGAAAGTGATGTTTGAAGCTCTTCCTTAAAGTACAAGGACAGGGAAAGCAGCACATACCGTCATTCAAGAAGAGACCTCAAGAGACCGAGcatacagacataaacacacatgctgGGTCATTTCTCCTAAGTCCTTTGTACTGGAACATGCCACAGCCTTCGGCCTTCAGTTTTATTACAGCTCCATTCAGAACCTTTCTACAGCTGTGTCCACCTTCTTTGCAGAGGACCATCGTTCTTAGTCAGAGCCTTTCCTAGTCCACCCCGATGGCTATCGCTCTTAACCCCATGCTGACCACACTCAATTTTATTAAAAGTCCCCAACCTCCCAGCTTTTTATTTCCATTCTCTAATACCCAGGCAgactgaataaaaatgaaaaaaaaagaacagtactTAATCGGACTATTAGCtctaattagaaaataaaaggcaTCCTTTCTCATTAAAGGAACTTACTAACAATTTGATTCTGCTGAAATACAAAACTTTCTCTTAACTGACAAtgtacccctctgcttcctttacCTTCTGAGCAAGTAGACCAGGTTCCCTTCTCACAAGCCAGCATTACTAAACACACCTACACATGCATTAATAGTCACCCCATACTAATGCTTTCCTTGAAAACCTAAAAAATGACTTCTATATGACTCAACACTTGTTCTGACAATTACATCTGCTATAAATTTTGTACCGATATAAACCCATCTTAAATTGAACTTTTTTAGGATCTACTTTGTAAGAAATAATCTCAATTTCCTTTAAAGAACATAATAATTTCACGAAAAGAGGCCTATAAAATTGTATGAGAGTATCTCTATTACCTTTCTCATTTCCTTCCAATCTAAACAATAATTCTGAGCCAGATGCAGGGGCTCATGGCTGTTACCCCAGTACTGATGGGGCTAGGCAGGGGGACTGCTATAaatctgagaccagcctgaggcTACATAGCAAATAACAGGACAAGACAGTCTAGGATACAGagtgagatcttatctcaaaaaaaaaaaaaaaaaaaaaaccagtaacaAAAAGGAGGATGATGGGGACAGACAGGTGAGCAGGTAAGAGGCCTCGCTCGCTCTTATAGGGGATTTGAGCTTGGCTCCCAATGCTGTCACCTGTCACTACAGCCTGTAACTGCAGTCTCCAGGCATCTGATCTTTTTGGCCTCAATAGGCACCAaacatgcatgtggtatacaaactgcacgcaggcaaaacactcacacacaaaatgaGAATACGTAAATtataaaacactcacacacaaaacgagaatatgtaaattataacaaaggaagaaagaaaaggaagaatgtattttttaaaatcttcctCCAGTTATTTGTCCATTTGGAAGAACCACAAGTAATTTGCTTCAGGTTGATCAGAGGAGCACACGTATCTGGCATTACTAAGTGGCTAACAAGCACAGTTTAGGGAAGCGTTACAATGAACACTAAGATCACAAAGGAGAAACagttctcagaaaactgaaaatggaaGAAGAGTCAGCAGGCCCTTCAGCATCTAAGAGGTCTCCAACCTCACATGTACTCGAGCCAGTTAGATAAGAAGCAGGACTTGGTGAGAACAAAACCAGCAGAAGCATGCACACAGCAATAACGCACACAGCGAGTCACTGCTGCCATCCCATGGACAGACAGAACAGCAGGAAAGATCTCACACGTCCAGGCTGTACACAAACAACTTAGAACTAAAAGGCCCATCACGCCTCTCAGAGCACTGCCTACACCTGATGTGAAAAGAAGCTGAAACTGCAATGTTTAGGAATGTAAAAACGGTGTATGCAGCACGGTCACATCGGTGTTTTCTGAGAATATACATGAAAGCAAGACATGTATTGATATTTCAATGAAAAGTATTCTAGGAATTTTTAACATAGACTGTCCCTGGAAAAGGGGCCATGTCACAAAGGCATAAGTTTTTAGCATGTATTATTACTGAATACATTCACCCATAAATACATATTACTTTAAAGAATTCACAATTTAAACTGAGTTCAAATTCTAGACTTTAACTTAGTTTCTGGCTGCCCTCTATCAAAGTATCTGCCACTGACAAGGAATTAATTCCCAAGACACAAACATAGTGCTTCTCCCTGTCAGTGTATTACACATAGATACAAACATAGTGCTTCTCCCCATCAGTGTATTATAGCACTCTCTTCCACCTTTGCTACTAACATATAAAAACAATTCCATTTCTAACAGCAAAACTATTCTTACTCCTGTCTACCAAGATGGCTCTTCACCTACCTATGTAGGTGCTGCTGTAGACTCTTCGGAAACCATTTCTCCTCTGCTCATATCGGCACGCCCACTGGCTTCTGTTTGCACGTACACTTGGGCCAGCCTCTCATACTCTGAACCTTGCCCAGCTACTCCAGCCTGGCTCGGCAAACATATCAATGAGCTCTGAGGACTCTGTCACTAAACATCCCACTTTCACAGAAACTGACCCTTAGCTGTGACCTATGACACACACCATTTTAATTCTACCCCATCTTAACAGCACCTACCTTTTCTTGACTCAAAAGAGACTTCTCTTTTTCTAAAGTTTGGACACACATTTGAAGTTTCTGATTGTCTTCGGCAAGATTGGTATCCTATGAAAATTTTAAAGTAGTATTTTCAGATAACAGAATGTTAAGTTTACAAGAAAGCAATCTGGCTACATAATTGTGCAATTCTACTCAGTATATCTTTAGTAGCACCTAAAGACTAAAATAATTCGGTTGGACATTTTAGAATCAGTCCATCATTTTAGACATTTTTATAGAGTatttattacattaaaaaaaaaaagggggggggggctggagagatggctcagaggttaagagcacccgattgctcttccagaggtcctgagttcaattcccagcaaccacatggtggctcacaactatctataatgggatctgatgccctcttctggtgtgtctgaagacagctacagtgtacttatatataataaatgaataaataaatctttaaaaaaaaaaaaaaaaaagccaggcagtAGTGGCGCACTCCTTTAATACCAGCGCTTAGAAGGCCCCAGGCAGgcagagtttggggccagcctagtctacagccTATCCTACTTAGGATATccaaagctacatagtaaaatcctgtcttgaaaaa is drawn from Rattus norvegicus strain BN/NHsdMcwi chromosome 6, GRCr8, whole genome shotgun sequence and contains these coding sequences:
- the Trip11 gene encoding thyroid receptor-interacting protein 11; this translates as MSSWLGGLGSGLGQSLGQVGGSLASLTGQISNFTKDMLMEGTEDVPADLPNSGREENGATHSVLRSENERLKKLYTDLEEKHEASELQIKQQSSSYRSQLQQKEEEINHLKARQTALQDELLRLQVAAQSAHSGAATAPAATAPASFSYGISHPVSAFHEDDMDFGDVISSQQEINRLSNEVSRLESELGHWRHIAQVQGAQSSDQTEICKLQNIIKELKQNRSQEIDDHQHEMSVLQNAHQQKLTEISRRHREELRDYEERIEELENLLQQGGSGVTVTDHSKVYEMQNTIQSLQMERVESSRKIEDLENKIKEIHKRLSSAEHDREVCKKEQERLEMEKRQMAEQCERLKLDCREAQQSALRLTDAVTEDERSLSQSASVAEVLRLQQALTDAENEVKRLSSLNQDTNLAEDNQKLQMCVQTLEKEKSLLSQEKEELQTSLSRLSHEYEVIKSTATRDSDLSSQVHDLKHNLEAKEQELNQSIHENEILMAELEELDKQNQEATKHVILIKEQLSKQQSEGDSVIKRLKEELDDEKKRTHQLEDDKMNIIKELNVQKEKLTHSEQVLSDLQLTKQKLEGKVEDLVDQLSKSEKNNFDIQKENRELREHIRQNEEELSTVRSELTQSQTQGSNSNLKDDLLREKETEVQSLKQNLSEIEQLNEHLKQVAFDLRIENEKLVVACEDVRNQLEESVAGNNQISLEKAAILEWEKAQLEAEPCRAEKRLLEEGRKYRQTVQGPSSTHSPDASALQLEQERLIQLNQEKDFEIAELKKSIEQMDTDHKQTKETLSSSLEEQKQLAQLINEKEICIVKLKEKSSELQRELDRCSQALRKNETLRQTIEEKDRSLGSMKEENNHLQEELERLREQQSRAVPVPEPRTLDSTTELESELSQLHTIKDHLEEEIKHHQKMIEDQNQNKMQLLQSLQEQKKAMDEFKYQHEQMSITHSRLFLEKDEEIKNLQKTIEQIKAQLQEERQDSQTENSDIFQETKVQSLNIEIGSEKHDLSKAETERLVKGIKERELEIKLLNEKNISLTKQIDQLSKDEVGKLTQIIQQKDVEIQALHARISSASYSQDVVYLQQQVQAYAMEREKVMVVLSEKTRENSKLKSEYHKMIDILSAKEAALIKLQDENKKMSTRFESSGQDMFKETIQNLSRIIREKDIEIDALSQKCQTLLTVLQTSGTGSEVGGVNSNQFEELLQERDKLKQQVKKMEEWKQQVMTTVQNMQHESAQLQEELHQLQAQVSVDSDNNTKLQVNYTGLIQSYEQNETKLKNFGQELAQVQHSIGQLCTTKDLLLGKLDSMSPQLSPGSSLTTQAAEPLKASQCSGPHESSHLLQQEVDDLRKSLQEKDATIRTLQENNHRLSDSMAASSEGERKEHEQTDSEVKQLKEKQEVLQNLLKEKDLLIKAKSDQLHSSNENFANKVSENELLRQAVTNLKERILILEMDISKLKGENEKVIEASKGKETEYQALQETNMKFSMMLREKEFECHSMREKALAFEQLLKEKEQGKAGELNQLLNAVKSMQEKTVTFQQERDQVMLALKQKQMETSTLQNEVQRLRDKEARLNQELQRLRDHLLESEDSHTREALAAEDREAKLRKKVSVLEEKLVSSSNAMENASHQASVQVESLQEQLNMVSKQRDETALQLSVSQEQVKQYAMSLTNLQMVLEHFQQEEKAMYSAELEKQNQLLTEWKKKAESLEGKVLSLQERLDEANAALDSASRLTEQLDLKEEQIEELKKQNELHQEMLDDAQKKLMSLVNSTEGKVDKVLMRNLFIGHFHTPKNQRHEVLRLMGSILGVKREEMEQLFAEDQGGVTRWMAGWLGGGSKSVPNTPLRPNQQSVFNSSFSELFVKFLETESHPSVPPPKLSVHDLKPLDSPGRRKVDTGTAEGFRDTAESRAGRRTDMNPFLAPRSAAVPLINPAGHGPGGPGHLLLKPISDVLPTFTPLPVSPDNSAGVVLKDLLKQ